The genomic DNA TTCGGCAGGCATATACTTGTCAACAGCCGCAATCAGCTCAGCATCATATGCATTCGGGTTTAAGAGGAGATTCCAGACAAACTCGGCGTCCACATAGTCAGGATCCATAAAAATGAGATTTTCCCGGACCATAGCCTGATTCGGCGTCGGGTTTGCCACGCCAACGCATCCTGCACAAACACAGAACGCGACGCAGAGGAGAGCAAGTACTGCGGTGAGTCTGACTGTTCTGCCAGAACATCCCATAATCTTCATAGCTATCTCTTTTGCGTTTTTTCGTATTAGTAGTATTGTTGTTGAAAAAAAAGTTATTCGAGATAACCGGAGATCTCTCCGAGTATTTCGTCCATGAGCTGCTTTGCTTCTGACGGGTCTTTGGATTCGGTGTAGACGCGAACGAGCGGCTCAGTTCCTGACGGCCTAATCAATGCCCATGCACCTCCACGATTGATGCGGATGCCGTCGCGGGCATCGATCGGGCAGTTTGCAAAGTATTTTTTCATGTGTTCGGTTATTTCCGCGGCACGTTTGGTCTTTCTCTTCTCCTGATACATGGTAAAGACCGGCAGCTCTGCGATGAGTGATGAGAGCGGTTGTTTTCGTTCGGCAACAAGGTCGAGCATGGTTGCCGCAGTCATTGCGCCGTCACGACAGAACTGATGGTTCGGGTAGATGATCCCGCCGTTTCCTTCGCCGCCAATGATGACCGGCTTTCCTTCTTCGATGAGCGCACGCATGGTTCGGGCTGCGTAAATGCTGCCGACAACCGTGTAACTCGTGCTGCATCCGCAGGTTTCTGCGACCGCTTCAACGACGCCTGAGGTGCTGACCGGAGTGACGACAACACCTCCTGGATTTTTGCGGCAAAAGTAGGAGGCGACGAGTCCGAAGGTGATGTTGCCGTCCATGAAGACGCCGTGTTCATCAACGAATATGGCGCGATCCGCGTCTCCGTCATGGGAGACGCCAAACGCAGCTCCAGTTTTGACCACAAGTTCCGAGAGTTCTTTGAGTCCTTCGGCGGTTGGTTCGGGCAGTCGTCCCGGGAAGTTTCCGTCGAAGGGTTCGTTGATGACGTGAACTGTGCAGCCGAGTCTTCGGAGAATTTCCGGAGTTGTTGCGCCCGCCGGTCCGTTTCCGGGATCGACTGCGATGGTGATGCCGCGTCCGCAGTCTTTTGGGAACTGGGCAACGATTGCACTGATATAGAGTTCACGCGCGTCAGGTTCAGCCGAGAGTGAGCCGAGTTTGTTCCAGGGTGCGGCAACAAACTGTTTGTGAATCATGGTCTGTTCGAGTTGGATGGTTCGTTCGTCGCCCATCTCGGTGCCGTCAGCTTCGACGATTTTGATGCCGTTGTACTCTGGCGGGTTGTGGGATGCTGTTATCATGACGCCGCCATCGAGGTGGTGGTCAAGGACGAGGTACTGGAGGCAAGGCGTTGGGACGATGTCAAAGTCGATGACATTGCAGCCGCAGGTAAGAAGGCCTGCCCGAACTGCTGCGGCGAGTGCTGGTCCTGATGTGCGGGTGTCGCGGCCAAGACCGACGGTTTTTCCTGGGCCAAGCATGGTGCCAAATGCTTCTGCAAT from Methanorbis rubei includes the following:
- the glmM gene encoding phosphoglucosamine mutase; this encodes MALAKLEKQYFGTNGVRGVTGIDMTPTLALEIAEAFGTMLGPGKTVGLGRDTRTSGPALAAAVRAGLLTCGCNVIDFDIVPTPCLQYLVLDHHLDGGVMITASHNPPEYNGIKIVEADGTEMGDERTIQLEQTMIHKQFVAAPWNKLGSLSAEPDARELYISAIVAQFPKDCGRGITIAVDPGNGPAGATTPEILRRLGCTVHVINEPFDGNFPGRLPEPTAEGLKELSELVVKTGAAFGVSHDGDADRAIFVDEHGVFMDGNITFGLVASYFCRKNPGGVVVTPVSTSGVVEAVAETCGCSTSYTVVGSIYAARTMRALIEEGKPVIIGGEGNGGIIYPNHQFCRDGAMTAATMLDLVAERKQPLSSLIAELPVFTMYQEKRKTKRAAEITEHMKKYFANCPIDARDGIRINRGGAWALIRPSGTEPLVRVYTESKDPSEAKQLMDEILGEISGYLE